The following are encoded together in the Ictalurus punctatus breed USDA103 chromosome 1, Coco_2.0, whole genome shotgun sequence genome:
- the LOC128633714 gene encoding lymphocyte antigen 86-like translates to MSVWVFFGFSMFQTQTGQSIDELYISVVVFHNGLNVFHMDEPICLPNFPRFTFCGNRRGEMVTIRTSLPGLKYPLKGSYNIHVHGINQNGFQIGCVNASAKFPDIYKRMNS, encoded by the exons atgtctgtgtgggttttcttTGGGTTCTCCATGTTCCAAACTCAAACGG GGCAATCCATTGATGAACTTTATATATCTGTGGTTGTGTTTCACAATGGACTAAATGTGTTCCACATGGACGAGCCCATCTGCTTACCCAATTTCCCTCGTTTCACCTTCTGTGGCAACAGGAGAGGAG AAATGGTTACTATTCGGACGTCTTTGCCAGGACTGAAGTATCCACTAAAG GGTTCCTACAACATACATGTCCATGGCATTAACCAGAATGGCTTCCAAATTGGTTGTGTGAATGCCTCAGCTAAATTCCCTGACATCTACAAAAGAATGAATAGTTAA
- the LOC128634043 gene encoding coagulation factor XIII A chain-like: protein MLTMTFNNLSNEQRTITCKITGKVEFYTGATRTQFMFLTHEMALQPLESKQEVITVAADEYKNIIIGQSFLCFLVYGFINETTMSLSAMEPIHLGTPQLLLEVHT, encoded by the exons ATGTTAACCATGACGTTTAACAACCTGAGCAATGAGCAACGCACCATCACCTGCAAAATCACTGGCAAAGTGGAATTCTACACTGGAGCCACCCGGACCCAGTTCATGTTCCTCACCCATGAGATGGCTCTCCAGCCTTTGGAAT CTAAGCAGGAGGTCATCACGGTGGCAGCAGATGAGTACAAGAACATCATCATAGGCCAGTCTTTCCTGTGCTTTCTTGTGTATGGCTTCATTAACGAGACCaccatgtctctctctgccaTGGAACCAATCCATCTGGGCACCCCGCAACTTCTCCTTGAGGTACATACATAG
- the LOC108263083 gene encoding coagulation factor XIII A chain gives MNINMYEEINRLSHHTDAYKLSKLIIRRGQEFIMGIVFNRQFDPKTDLYFIEFLIGMNPIRTQKTLISLTPGENNPISNWGIRVVETINTETKLGITPAADCIVGLYSTYVTVITNAGKQRSQRNQTTDFYVLFNPWAQKDQVYLGNEEERQEYVLNDVGMIFNGYYNNIGSRPWNYGQFQSGILEACIFILDFGKMPLQYRDDAVKVVRKASAMINSQDDDGVLVGSWSGDFMFGTAPTAWTGSVEILHQYYSEGGVPVKFGQCWVYAGVFNTFLRCLGLPARVITNYCSAHDNNGNLQTNIVLNEDGSLDREVSDTIWNFHCWNEVFLKRHDMHEKYSGWQVVDSTPQEISEGYYRCGPAAAEAIHNDHLGYAFDAQFVFSEVNSDVVYYKRDKYKNLNVIYVDKTYVGKLVLTKMIGSNDYNDVTNSYKYTKSHLENV, from the exons ATGAATATTAACATGTATGAGGAAATAAACAGGCTTTCCCATCACACTGATGCATACAAGCTCAGCAAACTGATCATCCGTCGGGGTCAAGAGTTCATCATGGGCATTGTCTTCAATCGCCAATTTGACCCGAAAACAGACTTGTATTTTATTGAGTTCCTGATTG GCATGAACCCCATCCGTACCCAAAAGACGTTAATCAGCTTGACCCCTGGTGAAAATAACCCGATCAGTAATTGGGGCATCCGTGTGGTGGAGACCATTAACACTGAGACTAAGTTGGGCATCACACCAGCCGCTGACTGCATTGTGGGTCTGTATAGCACTTATGTAACTGTTATAACCAATGCTGGAAAACAACGCTCTCAGAGAAATCAGACAACAGACTTCTACGTGCTGTTCAACCCATGGGCGCAGA AGGATCAGGTTTACCTGGGCAATGAAGAAGAGCGGCAGGAGTATGTGCTGAATGATGTTGGAATGATCTTCAACGGATACTATAATAATATTGGCAGCCGACCATGGAATTATGGACAG TTTCAGAGTGGAATTCTGGAAGCTTGCATCTTCATCCTGGATTTTGGGAAAATGCCCCTCCAGTACAGAGATGATGCTGTAAAAGTGGTTCGGAAAGCCTCAGCAATG ATCAACTCCCAAGATGATGATGGAGTCCTAGTAGGTAGCTGGAGTGGTGACTTCATGTTTGGTACTGCGCCCACAGCCTGGACAGGCAGTGTAGAGATTCTGCACCAGTATTATTCGGAAGGAGGTGTGCCTGTCAAGTTTGGCCAATGTTGGGTGTATGCTGGAGTGTTCAACACTT TCCTACGGTGCCTTGGCCTTCCTGCGAGGGTGATTACCAACTACTGCTCTGCGCATGACAACAATGGTAACCTGCAGACTAACATTGTGCTAAACGAGGATGGGAGTCTGGACAGAGAAGTCTCAGACACCATTTG GAACTTTCACTGCTGGAATGAGGTGTTTTTGAAGAGGCATGACATGCATGAAAAGTACTCAGGCTGGCAGGTGGTGGACTCCACTCCTCAGGAAATCAGCGAGG GTTATTACCGCTGTGGTCCTGCAGCTGCTGAAGCCATCCACAATGACCATCTGGGCTATGCTTTTGATGCACAATTTGTGTTTTCTGAG GTCAACAGTGATGTGGTTTACTATAAAAGAGACAAGTACAAAAACCTGAATGTCATCTATGTGGACAAAACCTATGTCGGAAAGTTGGTTTTGACCAAAATGATTGGCTCCAATGATTATAATGACGTCACAAATTCTTACAAATATACTAAGA GTCATTTGGAGAATGTATAA
- the LOC108273140 gene encoding lymphocyte antigen 86: protein MKLYSVVVILSMLHLPSGDTQEDFWPVHTACDSDKIQVIYRSCDPIQDVGFSLSSCTDIRTQPYVKASFLLRQSIDELYISVVVFHNGLNVFHTDEPICLPNFPRFTFCGNRRGEMVTIQSSLPGLKFPLKGSYDIHVHGINQNGFQIGCVNATATFQ from the exons ATGAAGTTATACAGTGTTGTAGTGATCCTGAGCATGTTACATCTACCTTCAGGGGACACACAGGAAGACTTTTGGCCTGTTCACACTGCGTGCGACTCAGACAAGATCCAAGTGATATACAGGAGCTGCG ACCCCATACAGGATGTAGGCTTCTCGCTCAGCTCCTGTACAGACATACGGACACAGCCATATGTCAAAGCATCTTTTCTCCTGA GGCAATCCATTGATGAACTTTATATATCTGTGGTTGTGTTTCACAATGGACTAAACGTGTTCCACACGGACGAGCCCATCTGCTTACCCAATTTCCCTCGTTTCACCTTCTGTGGCAACAGGAGAGGGG aAATGGTTACTATTCAGAGTTCTTTGCCAGGACTGAAGTTTCCGCTAAAG GGTTCCTATGACATACATGTCCATGGCATAAACCAAAATGGCTTCCAAATTGGTTGTGTGAATGCCACGGCTACTTTTCAGTGA